In Halorhabdus rudnickae, the following proteins share a genomic window:
- a CDS encoding aconitate hydratase, protein MGQTLTEKILDDHLVEGELTPGEEIGIEIDQALTQDTTGTLVWLQFEALDLEEVQTELAAQYCDHQTYQFDFKNTDDHRFLRSAAGTYGAYFSRPGNGICHQVHKEHFAAPGKTMLGSDSHTPTPGGLGELAIGAGGLDLAVAMGGGAYYIEMPEIVNVRLEGELPEWATAKDVILELLRRLSVKGGVGKVLEFTGPGVETLTVPERTTITNMGTELGATTSIFPTDEKTKDFLSRLDRAEEYVEIGPDEDAEYHDQITVDLSDLEPLIATPSMPDNVVPVREVQGTDVEQVIIGSCTNGAYEDILPSAKMLEGREIDPTTEMIVAPGSKQASEMLAREGWASEMMAAGVNFSEATCGACIGIGHVPASDSVSLRTFNRNFEGRSGLEDDNVYLVSPEVATASAIAGEIVDPRDLATELGDLDAPGMELPDEYYGADTDIIEPENAVDDDLIKGPNIGDVPLKDPLEADLGGPTLLKMGDDITTDHIIPATQDILMYRSNVPKLSEFTLSRVDEDFAQRALDADGGFLVAGENYGQGSSREHAALCPMYLGVEGVLAQSFARIHKANLFNFGLLPLEIDEETYEKIDQGDDIEIVDDVAGAVRSGAEEFTIRVNDEWEATGYLDASEREREILADGGKLPHTKLQYEQSGSGTPADD, encoded by the coding sequence ATGGGACAGACGCTCACGGAGAAGATCCTCGACGACCACCTCGTCGAAGGGGAACTGACTCCAGGCGAGGAGATCGGCATCGAGATCGATCAGGCACTCACACAGGACACGACGGGGACGCTCGTCTGGCTGCAGTTCGAGGCACTCGACCTCGAAGAGGTACAGACGGAACTGGCGGCCCAGTACTGTGACCACCAGACGTATCAATTCGACTTTAAAAATACCGACGATCATCGGTTCCTGCGCTCGGCGGCTGGGACGTACGGCGCGTACTTCTCGCGACCGGGGAACGGGATCTGCCACCAGGTCCACAAAGAGCACTTCGCCGCGCCGGGCAAGACGATGCTCGGTTCGGACAGCCACACGCCGACGCCCGGCGGCCTGGGCGAACTTGCGATCGGCGCGGGCGGACTCGACCTCGCGGTGGCGATGGGTGGCGGCGCCTACTACATCGAGATGCCCGAGATCGTCAACGTCCGTCTGGAGGGCGAGTTGCCGGAGTGGGCGACCGCCAAAGACGTCATCCTCGAACTGCTCCGGCGGCTCTCGGTGAAGGGTGGCGTCGGAAAGGTTCTTGAGTTCACTGGCCCGGGCGTCGAGACGCTGACCGTGCCCGAGCGGACGACTATCACCAACATGGGCACGGAGCTGGGCGCGACGACGTCGATCTTCCCGACCGACGAGAAGACCAAAGACTTCCTCTCCCGACTCGACCGGGCCGAGGAGTACGTCGAGATCGGCCCGGACGAGGACGCCGAGTATCACGACCAGATCACGGTCGACCTCTCGGATCTGGAGCCGCTGATCGCCACGCCGTCGATGCCCGACAACGTCGTTCCGGTCCGGGAAGTTCAAGGCACGGACGTCGAGCAGGTCATCATCGGCTCGTGTACCAACGGCGCCTACGAGGACATTCTTCCGTCGGCGAAGATGCTCGAAGGCCGCGAGATCGATCCGACGACCGAGATGATCGTCGCCCCCGGCTCGAAGCAGGCTTCCGAGATGCTCGCCCGGGAAGGCTGGGCCTCAGAGATGATGGCCGCCGGCGTCAACTTCTCGGAAGCCACCTGTGGGGCCTGTATCGGGATCGGCCACGTGCCCGCCTCTGATTCGGTCAGCCTGCGGACGTTCAACCGGAACTTCGAGGGGCGGTCGGGCCTGGAGGACGACAACGTCTACCTGGTCTCCCCGGAGGTCGCGACCGCGTCGGCCATCGCCGGCGAGATTGTCGACCCGCGTGATTTGGCTACGGAACTCGGTGACCTGGACGCACCGGGTATGGAACTACCCGACGAATATTACGGTGCCGACACGGACATCATCGAGCCCGAAAACGCCGTCGACGACGACCTCATCAAGGGGCCGAACATCGGCGACGTGCCGCTGAAGGATCCCCTCGAGGCTGACCTGGGCGGGCCGACGCTGCTGAAGATGGGCGACGACATCACGACCGACCACATCATCCCGGCAACCCAGGACATCCTGATGTATCGGTCGAACGTCCCCAAGCTCTCGGAGTTCACCCTCTCGCGGGTCGACGAGGACTTCGCCCAGCGTGCGCTGGACGCCGACGGCGGGTTCCTGGTTGCGGGCGAGAACTACGGCCAGGGCTCTTCCCGGGAGCACGCAGCCCTCTGCCCGATGTACTTAGGCGTCGAGGGTGTGCTGGCCCAGAGCTTCGCGCGCATCCACAAGGCCAATCTGTTCAACTTCGGCCTGCTGCCCTTAGAGATCGACGAGGAAACGTACGAGAAGATCGACCAGGGCGACGACATCGAGATCGTCGACGACGTAGCGGGTGCCGTCCGATCCGGTGCCGAGGAGTTCACGATCCGGGTCAACGACGAGTGGGAGGCGACGGGCTACCTGGACGCCTCCGAGCGTGAACGGGAGATCCTCGCCGACGGCGGCAAGCTCCCCCACACCAAGTTGCAGTACGAACAGTCCGGGTCTGGGACGCCTGCCGACGACTGA
- a CDS encoding deoxyuridine 5'-triphosphate nucleotidohydrolase, with product MFKSGHFVAAQLEDLRDDQIQPNGVDLTLDAVFEQVEAGRVGRDGKTVGGRERIEGEDGIFDLSPGGYVVRYAEVVRIPDGHVGFLLPRSSLLRNSCMLDTAVWDAGYEGRGEGLLEVHHRIELEAGARIAQLVLAEAAHQNTYEGSYQGEHLS from the coding sequence ATGTTCAAGAGCGGTCACTTCGTCGCCGCACAGCTTGAGGACCTCCGTGACGACCAGATCCAGCCAAACGGTGTCGATCTGACACTCGATGCGGTATTCGAGCAGGTCGAAGCCGGTCGAGTCGGTCGTGATGGCAAGACAGTGGGCGGGCGCGAGCGCATCGAAGGCGAGGACGGCATCTTCGATCTCTCTCCCGGTGGGTACGTCGTCCGGTACGCCGAAGTCGTCCGGATTCCTGACGGCCACGTCGGGTTCCTGTTGCCCCGCTCCTCATTGCTGCGGAACTCCTGTATGCTCGATACCGCTGTCTGGGACGCCGGTTACGAAGGGCGCGGCGAGGGTCTACTCGAAGTCCACCACCGGATCGAGTTGGAAGCGGGCGCCCGCATCGCCCAACTCGTCCTCGCTGAGGCCGCACATCAGAATACCTACGAGGGATCGTATCAAGGCGAACATTTGTCGTAA
- a CDS encoding HalOD1 output domain-containing protein, whose product MYMCPDDLYVIPDVAEGGGEDWIQPRSVDEIVIDAILDATEYEAGDLDPLGEYVDDDSLGSLFDDETDLETLSFEVDPYEVTVHQSGAVDIVAVE is encoded by the coding sequence ATGTATATGTGCCCAGACGATCTATACGTAATTCCTGACGTGGCCGAGGGAGGCGGTGAAGACTGGATTCAGCCCCGTTCTGTCGACGAAATCGTTATCGACGCAATTCTCGACGCGACCGAGTACGAAGCCGGGGACCTTGATCCGCTCGGCGAGTACGTCGATGACGACTCACTCGGATCGCTGTTCGACGACGAGACTGATCTGGAAACACTCTCCTTCGAAGTCGATCCCTACGAAGTGACGGTCCATCAGTCGGGCGCGGTCGACATCGTTGCTGTCGAGTGA
- a CDS encoding methylglyoxal synthase: protein MTRIALIAHDDEKPEMIDFVRSHEDDLSGFDIVATGTTGKRIMEESELDVERKQSGPLGGDTQIGAEVADEGLDGIVFLRDPLTAQPHEPDISALLRICDVHDTPMATTRTSAEFLIEGLADE from the coding sequence ATGACCCGAATCGCACTCATCGCTCACGACGACGAGAAACCTGAGATGATCGACTTCGTTCGTTCCCACGAGGACGATCTCTCGGGGTTCGACATCGTCGCTACCGGGACGACTGGCAAGCGAATCATGGAAGAATCTGAGTTAGATGTCGAACGGAAACAATCCGGGCCGCTAGGTGGCGACACGCAGATCGGCGCGGAAGTGGCTGATGAGGGCCTCGACGGCATTGTCTTCCTCCGGGACCCATTGACTGCCCAGCCACACGAACCCGACATTTCAGCGCTGCTTCGTATCTGTGACGTCCATGACACGCCTATGGCGACGACCCGGACCTCCGCGGAGTTCCTGATCGAAGGACTCGCCGACGAGTAA
- a CDS encoding helix-turn-helix domain-containing protein produces MIACCRFDAEVLQPTFAEYPDLSLELEGLHAGESTPFRLVFWARGVPAADLDASLADDPTVEDVRRLATTAEAPLYRTIHPGDLPAVSIYNAAIEHDALLLAAISDGEGWDVRFRIPDRDALSALCERCRDLGVRVDVTSIHDRDEATCYGFGLTPSQREIVTLAWNRGYFSVPRETTLASLANELDISQQAASERLRRGLWVLVSNTVCERDADGTADRQ; encoded by the coding sequence ATGATCGCCTGTTGCCGATTCGATGCCGAGGTACTCCAGCCTACCTTCGCGGAGTATCCGGATCTCAGTCTCGAACTCGAGGGGCTTCACGCCGGTGAATCGACGCCGTTTCGTCTCGTCTTCTGGGCACGGGGGGTTCCGGCCGCTGATCTCGACGCGTCCCTCGCCGACGATCCGACTGTCGAGGATGTGCGGCGACTCGCGACGACCGCCGAGGCGCCGCTCTATCGTACTATCCATCCGGGGGATCTGCCGGCAGTGTCGATCTATAACGCCGCGATCGAACACGATGCACTGTTGCTCGCGGCGATCAGCGACGGCGAGGGTTGGGACGTCCGGTTCCGAATCCCGGATCGTGATGCCCTCTCGGCGCTCTGTGAGCGATGTCGCGACCTCGGCGTCCGGGTCGACGTCACGTCGATCCACGACCGGGACGAGGCGACTTGCTACGGGTTCGGGTTGACGCCTTCCCAGCGCGAAATCGTCACGCTCGCCTGGAATCGGGGCTACTTTTCGGTCCCGCGGGAGACCACGCTCGCCTCGCTGGCCAACGAACTCGACATCTCACAGCAGGCAGCCTCCGAACGTCTCCGCCGGGGTCTGTGGGTACTCGTCTCTAACACCGTCTGTGAACGTGACGCGGACGGGACCGCCGACAGGCAGTGA